From the genome of Brienomyrus brachyistius isolate T26 chromosome 8, BBRACH_0.4, whole genome shotgun sequence, one region includes:
- the LOC125747321 gene encoding tyrosine-protein phosphatase non-receptor type 1-like, which produces MEAAVEAEFREIDEHGSWNVIFQEIRDQSTEFPCAIARLPENKTRNRYRDVSPFDHSRICLQLGTNDYINASLISVHETQRSYILTQGPLPNTCGHFWEMVWEQQSRGVVMLNRVVEKGSVKCAQYWPSHADREMVFEDTNLKLTLVSENVKSYYTVRHLELENLSTQETREILHFHYTTWPDFGVPESPASFLNFLFKVRESGCLNSDHGPVVVHCSAGIGRSGTFCLVDTCLLLMSLRKDPSSVYVREVLLEMRQYRMGLIQTADQLRFSYLAVIEGARVISGDTSVQESWRELSNEEDPPAELTPPPSPAP; this is translated from the exons ATGGAAGCGGCGGTGGAGGCCGAATTTCGGGAGATCGACGAACATGGCAGCTGGAATGTCATCTTCCAG GAAATCCGTGATCAGTCAACCGAGTTTCCATGTGCCATTGCCAGACTACCTGAAAACAAAACCAGGAATCGCTACCGAGATGTCAGCCCCT TTGATCACAGCAGAATATGTCTGCAGTTAGGAACTAATGATTacatcaatgccagcttaatttCAGTGCACGAGACCCAAAGAAGCTATATTCTGACACAG GGTCCTTTGCCAAACACCTGCGGGCACTTTTGGGAGATGGTGTGGGAGCAGCAGAGCCGTGGTGTGGTCATGCTGAACCGTGTTGTGGAGAAAGGCTCT GTGAAGTGTGCCCAGTATTGGCCTTCTCATGCTGACAGGGAAATGGTGTTTGAGGACACAAACCTCAAGCTAACTCTAGTATCCGAGAACGTGAAGTCCTACTACACCGTCCGCCATTTGGAACTGGAGAATTTATCT ACTCAGGAGACCAGAGAGATCCTGCATTTCCACTACACGACTTGGCCTGACTTTGGAGTTCCGGAGTCTCCTGCCTCCTTCCTTAACTTCCTTTTCAAGGTCAGGGAGTCAGGGTGCCTAAACTCTGACCATGGTCCTGTGGTGGTCCACTGCAGCGCTGGGATTGGCCGCTCAGGAACTTTCTGCCTTGTGGACACCTGCCTCCTCTTG ATGTCCCTTCGCAAGGACCCGTCCTCCGTGTATGTGCGTGAGGTTCTCCTGGAGATGCGGCAGTACCGCATGGGCCTAATCCAGACGGCTGACCAGCTGCGCTTCTCCTACCTGGCGGTCATCGAGGGCGCCAGGGTCATTTCTGGGGACACGTCGGTGCAG
- the LOC125747318 gene encoding proto-oncogene tyrosine-protein kinase Src-like produces the protein MGGNKSKCREAGQRPRSLDGIMGPGGNLHYPGQMPSKSAPTGDSGWSEQPPKKADLPLFGGVDPSGIPSSGAQSGHLAGAVTTFVALYDYESRTASDLTFKKGERLQILNNTEGDWWLARSLTTGGSGYIPSNYIAPSDSIQAEEWFFGSITRRESERLLLSSESRGTFLVRESETTKGAYCLSVLDNDVIKGFNVKHYKSRKLDSGGFYITSRAQFQTLQQLVSHYRKNADGLCYCLTDVCPVLKPQTQGLSRDAWEIPRSSLRLDVKLGQGCFGEVWMGTWNGTTRVAIKTLKPGTMSPEAFLQEAQIMKKLRHEKLVQLYAVVSEEPIYIVTEYMAKGSLLDFLKGDTGKMLRLPQLVDMASQIAAGMAYVERMNYVHRDLRAANILVGEKMQCKVADFGLARLIEDNEYTARQGAKFPIKWTAPEAAMYGRFTIKSDVWSFGILLTELMTKGRVPYPGMVNREVLDQVERGYRMPCPAECPESLHDLMLTCWRREAEERPTFEYLQGFLEDYFTSTEPQYQPGENL, from the exons ATGGGCGGCAACAAAAGCAAGTGTAGGGAAGCAGGACAGAGGCCTCGGAGCCTGGACGGCATTATGGGCCCTGGAGGCAACCTCCATTATCCAGGCCAAATGCCCAGCAAGAGTGCCCCCACCGGGGACAGCGGCTGGAGCGAGCAGCCCCCCAAGAAGGCAGATCTGCCCTTGTTCGGGGGCGTCGATCCCAGTGGCATCCCCAGCTCCGGGGCCCAAAGTGGCCACCTTGCAG GAGCTGTCACTACTTTCGTAGCCTTGTATGACTATGAATCACGCACGGCTTCAGATCTGACTTTCAAGAAAGGCGAAAGACTGCAGATCCTCAATAACAC ggagggggattggTGGCTCGCACGCTCACTGACCACTGGGGGGAGTGGCTACATTCCCAGCAACTACATAGCCCCTTCGGACTCCATCCAGGCTGAAGA GTGGTTCTTTGGAAGTATTACTCGCCGTGAGTCGGAGAGGCTCCTCTTGAGCTCTGAAAGTAGAGGAACATTCCTCGTGAGAGAAAGTGAGACCACCAAGG GTGCTTACTGCCTATCTGTTCTGGACAATGATGTCATTAAGGGCTTCAATGTCAAACACTATAAGAGCCGCAAGCTGGACAGCGGCGGCTTCTACATCACGTCACGAGCGCAGTTCCAGACTCTGCAGCAGCTGGTCAGCCACTACCGCA AAAATGCAGACGGCCTCTGCTATTGCCTGACGGACGTGTGTCCAGTCCTGAAGCCTCAAACCCAGGGCCTGTCCCGGGATGCCTGGGAAATACCGCGTAGCTCCCTGCGGCTGGATGTAAAACTGGGGCAGGGCTGCTTTGGGGAGGTCTGGATGG GAACTTGGAATGGCACAACACGCGTGGCCATAAAGACTCTAAAACCAGGAACCATGTCCCCGGAAGCTTTTCTCCAAGAGGCTCAGATCATGAAGAAGCTCCGGCATGAGAAATTGGTGCAGCTTTACGCTGTGGTGTCTGAGGAGCCCATCTACATCGTCACGGAGTACATGGCCAAAG GAAGCTTGCTAGATTTTCTTAAAGGAGACACAGGGAAGATGCTGAGGCTACCACAGTTGGTGGATATGGCATCACAG ATTGCTGCTGGAATGGCCTATGTGGAGAGGATGAACTATGTGCACAGGGACCTCAGGGCAGCCAATATCCTGGTGGGGGAAAAGATGCAATGCAAGGTGGCCGACTTTGGCCTCGCACGACTCATCGAGGACAACGAGTACACGGCCAGACAAG GAGCAAAGTTCCCCATCAAGTGGACGGCACCAGAAGCTGCGATGTATGGCCGCTTCACTATCAAGTCAGATGTCTGGTCCTTTGGGATCCTTCTTACAGAGCTGATGACCAAGGGCAGAGTGCCATACCCAG GGATGGTGAACCGAGAGGTTCTGGATCAGGTGGAGAGAGGCTACCGGATGCCATGCCCTGCCGAGTGCCCGGAGTCCCTGCATGACCTGATGCTGACCTGCTGGCGGCGGGAAGCAGAAGAACGACCCACCTTTGAGTATCTGCAGGGCTTCTTGGAGGACTACTTCACCTCCACCGAGCCCCAGTACCAGCCTGGAGAGAACCTTTAG